The Pirellulimonas nuda genome includes a region encoding these proteins:
- a CDS encoding sulfatase, translating to MLAADTRPNVVFLAVDDMNDFVGCLESRPNAITPNIDRLAARGVCFTNAHTAGVFCAPSRASIFSGQYASTTGCYTTPNYFVHRPEIESLQMSFANAGYSTFGAGKLFHHPAGAIDQRGWTEYFLRNQFQREGGWALESWSSDTPVPQPFPASVYNQGKEITGGLFLEWGAIPNDQEEEMADTIRANWAVEQLKRKHDKPFFLACGFYAPHYPNYCPQKYFGLYDRDAIETPAFKEDDLTDLPDKIRKQRQNRKAQHYDKLVAMGAWKDALHGYLACTSYADAMVGRILDALESSPDADNTIVVLWSDHGYHLGEKGQWGKHTLWERTSNVPFVWAGPGVAKGARTDVTVSLIDIYPTLVETCNLPAPRQELEATSLASTLKHPTEARDRTVYLPYINPGEYTVMNRDWRYIHYDDKNQELYNIKEDPHEWSNLASDPQYADVITRLRELAPTEFADPEPPLNSRRDLVVEGETFRWEKGKGNYVPHPKYLPYTDPALKQKQSKKGR from the coding sequence CTGCTTGCGGCCGATACGCGACCCAATGTCGTGTTCCTGGCAGTCGACGACATGAACGACTTCGTCGGATGTCTCGAGTCACGCCCCAATGCGATCACACCCAACATTGATCGGCTTGCCGCGCGTGGCGTGTGCTTTACCAATGCTCACACCGCCGGCGTGTTTTGTGCGCCCAGTCGTGCGTCTATCTTTTCCGGCCAGTACGCTTCGACAACCGGATGCTATACGACTCCGAATTACTTTGTGCATCGCCCGGAGATTGAATCGCTGCAAATGAGCTTTGCCAACGCGGGTTACTCGACGTTCGGCGCGGGCAAGTTGTTTCATCATCCCGCTGGAGCGATCGACCAGCGTGGATGGACGGAGTACTTCCTTCGTAACCAGTTCCAGCGTGAAGGCGGTTGGGCGCTTGAATCGTGGAGCAGCGACACACCCGTGCCACAGCCGTTCCCGGCAAGCGTCTACAACCAGGGCAAGGAGATCACCGGTGGACTGTTCCTGGAATGGGGAGCGATCCCGAACGACCAGGAAGAGGAGATGGCCGACACGATACGAGCCAACTGGGCCGTCGAACAACTGAAACGAAAACACGACAAGCCGTTCTTCCTGGCCTGCGGTTTTTACGCTCCTCATTATCCCAACTACTGTCCGCAGAAGTATTTTGGTCTGTACGATCGAGACGCTATCGAGACTCCAGCGTTCAAAGAAGATGACTTGACGGACCTCCCCGACAAAATTCGTAAGCAACGCCAGAATCGCAAAGCCCAGCACTACGACAAACTGGTCGCGATGGGTGCCTGGAAGGACGCTCTGCACGGATACCTTGCCTGCACCAGCTACGCCGACGCGATGGTCGGGCGAATTCTGGATGCGCTCGAATCAAGCCCCGACGCCGACAATACGATCGTTGTGCTGTGGAGCGATCACGGTTATCACCTGGGCGAGAAAGGTCAGTGGGGCAAACACACGTTGTGGGAACGAACTTCCAACGTGCCGTTCGTGTGGGCCGGCCCCGGCGTGGCAAAAGGGGCTCGGACCGACGTGACGGTCAGCCTGATCGACATCTACCCGACGCTGGTTGAAACATGCAACTTGCCGGCGCCGCGTCAGGAGTTGGAAGCCACTTCGCTGGCATCGACACTGAAGCATCCCACCGAAGCAAGAGACCGAACGGTGTATCTGCCCTACATAAATCCCGGCGAATACACGGTGATGAATCGCGACTGGCGTTACATCCATTACGACGACAAGAACCAGGAATTATACAACATCAAAGAGGATCCGCACGAGTGGAGCAACCTGGCGTCCGACCCACAGTACGCTGACGTCATCACCAGGCTGCGGGAATTAGCACCGACTGAATTTGCCGATCCAGAACCCCCGCTCAACTCGCGTCGTGATCTCGTGGTCGAAGGCGAAACCTTCCGCTGGGAGAAAGGCAAGGGCAACTACGTTCCACATCCAAAGTATTTGCCCTACACCGACCCCGCACTGAAGCAAAAGCAATCGAAGAAGGGACGCTGA